Proteins from a genomic interval of Chryseobacterium indologenes:
- a CDS encoding sodium:solute symporter, whose product MNPGTILLLFVFVYFVGLLVISYFTSRNSDNQSFFIGNKKSKWWLVAFGMIGTSLSGVTFISVPGTVGKMTGSEYIYGGFEYYMMVIGFFIGYFIVAAILLPLYYKMNLTSIYTYLGKRFNVEAHKIGSIFFIISRAIGATARLYLVVNVLQIFLLEGLGVPFWATSLVLLLMVLLYTFEGGVKTIVITDTLQTSFMIISLVGCIIYILSNLNLSFGEAYTILEQKNYTHFINFDPNSKTFFLKTILGGIFITISMTGLDQEMMQKNISVDNLTNSKKNMLTFAGTLLIVNLAFLFLGGLLYLFALQHGADYGTINGDTVTNIFGFKDASGNIKNIMGDDLFPALSLQGYFPMAISVIFIIGLISALFPSADGALTAVTSSYCVDLLNLNEDKTKTEKEKKRLRMKVHLTFTVVFFILIMVFKALNDKSIVYLIMEIAGYTYGPLLGLFAFGIFTKFKISKKYSILMVTILAPVVTYLINFTVTAYTDYRIGVELIILNGLLTFFGLWLVKDKQYLKVV is encoded by the coding sequence ATGAATCCAGGAACTATCCTTTTGCTATTTGTCTTTGTCTATTTTGTAGGTCTTTTGGTAATCTCTTATTTTACAAGCCGAAATTCCGACAATCAGTCATTCTTTATCGGAAACAAAAAAAGTAAATGGTGGCTTGTAGCATTTGGAATGATAGGAACCAGCTTAAGTGGCGTCACTTTTATTTCAGTACCCGGAACGGTCGGCAAGATGACCGGTTCAGAATACATTTACGGAGGTTTTGAGTATTACATGATGGTAATCGGCTTTTTCATCGGTTATTTTATCGTGGCAGCGATATTACTTCCTCTGTATTACAAGATGAATCTGACTTCCATTTATACCTATCTGGGAAAGAGATTTAATGTGGAAGCTCATAAAATCGGTTCTATATTCTTTATTATTTCAAGGGCAATCGGCGCTACAGCGAGATTATACCTGGTTGTCAATGTATTACAGATTTTCCTGCTTGAAGGTTTGGGAGTTCCTTTTTGGGCAACGTCCCTTGTGCTTTTGCTGATGGTTCTTCTCTATACGTTTGAAGGTGGTGTAAAGACGATTGTCATTACAGATACTCTGCAGACGTCTTTTATGATTATCAGTCTGGTGGGATGTATCATTTATATTCTGTCTAATCTTAACTTATCTTTTGGCGAAGCGTACACCATTTTAGAACAGAAAAACTATACTCACTTTATTAATTTCGATCCTAATTCGAAAACATTTTTCCTCAAAACCATATTAGGCGGAATTTTTATCACCATTTCTATGACCGGGCTGGACCAGGAAATGATGCAGAAAAATATTTCTGTAGATAATCTTACAAATTCAAAAAAGAACATGCTGACCTTTGCAGGAACTCTTCTTATTGTGAATCTTGCTTTCCTATTTTTAGGAGGATTACTTTACCTTTTTGCCTTACAGCACGGAGCTGATTACGGAACGATCAATGGAGATACGGTGACGAATATCTTCGGATTTAAAGATGCTTCGGGAAACATAAAAAACATTATGGGAGATGACCTCTTCCCTGCCCTTTCCCTTCAAGGCTATTTTCCAATGGCTATTTCAGTCATCTTCATTATCGGGTTGATTTCCGCATTGTTTCCTTCTGCAGATGGTGCACTGACAGCTGTTACAAGCTCATACTGTGTAGATTTGCTAAACCTCAATGAAGACAAAACCAAAACTGAAAAAGAAAAGAAACGCCTTCGTATGAAAGTACATTTAACTTTTACCGTAGTCTTCTTTATTCTGATTATGGTTTTCAAAGCATTAAATGATAAATCAATTGTTTATCTGATCATGGAAATTGCCGGCTATACATATGGTCCGCTGCTGGGTCTTTTTGCTTTCGGGATTTTCACCAAATTCAAAATTTCAAAAAAGTATTCTATTCTGATGGTCACTATTTTAGCTCCGGTTGTCACTTACCTGATTAATTTTACCGTGACAGCCTACACAGATTATCGTATCGGGGTAGAACTGATCATCCTGAACGGGTTATTGACGTTCTTCGGATTATGGCTGGTAAAAGACAAACAATACTTAAAGGTTGTCTAA
- a CDS encoding NAD(P)-dependent oxidoreductase, which translates to METEKLGFIGLGSMGHPMAKNLEKAGFSLGVYNRTAEKAEAFKNRSIVYTSVRELVENSDIIFTMLTNDAAVRAVYEEILSVDIRGKLLIDMSTVSPEISKDIASAVKIKEAGFIDAPVAGSTKPAAEGTLIIMAGGDERDVLRAEPYLQKLGKAVKHLGENGKGIAAKLSVNYFISALYQGLAETILFSDKLGIERKDMLEIINESASGSGATKVKTPLLLSDDYEPSFALDLMLKDILLAKNAGADYPLSKTLSETYQAAHDAGFGEDDVIGIINYLKQ; encoded by the coding sequence ATGGAGACAGAAAAATTAGGATTTATAGGGTTGGGAAGTATGGGACATCCCATGGCTAAGAACTTGGAAAAGGCCGGTTTTTCCCTGGGTGTTTATAACAGAACTGCTGAAAAGGCTGAGGCATTTAAAAATCGGTCGATAGTGTATACAAGTGTTCGGGAACTGGTGGAAAATTCTGATATTATTTTTACAATGTTAACCAATGACGCGGCAGTACGAGCAGTGTACGAAGAAATTCTTTCTGTGGATATTCGTGGTAAACTGTTAATAGACATGAGTACCGTTTCTCCTGAAATCAGTAAAGATATCGCTTCAGCAGTTAAAATAAAAGAAGCCGGCTTTATTGATGCTCCTGTAGCCGGAAGCACCAAACCGGCAGCTGAAGGAACATTAATTATTATGGCCGGAGGAGATGAAAGAGATGTTTTACGGGCCGAACCTTATTTACAAAAACTGGGAAAAGCAGTTAAGCATCTGGGCGAAAACGGGAAAGGTATTGCCGCAAAATTATCTGTGAATTATTTTATTTCCGCATTATATCAGGGGCTTGCTGAAACGATCTTATTTTCAGACAAATTAGGGATCGAACGAAAAGATATGCTGGAAATTATTAATGAAAGTGCAAGTGGAAGCGGTGCCACCAAGGTAAAAACGCCATTGTTACTTAGTGATGATTATGAGCCTTCATTTGCCCTGGACCTCATGCTGAAAGATATTCTTCTGGCCAAAAATGCAGGAGCCGATTATCCTTTGTCAAAAACCTTAAGCGAAACGTACCAGGCTGCTCATGATGCAGGATTTGGGGAAGATGATGTGATAGGCATTATCAATTATTTGAAACAGTAA
- a CDS encoding N-acetyltransferase: protein MIEVKQNNDEKHGSFEAFIDGRRAGMMTYTWAGEERFIIDHTEVEEAYNGKGVGKEMLLTAVDFARKNGKKIIPLCPFAKASFQKSPELQDVLVN, encoded by the coding sequence ATGATCGAAGTAAAACAAAACAACGACGAAAAACACGGAAGTTTTGAAGCTTTCATAGATGGAAGACGCGCAGGAATGATGACCTACACCTGGGCCGGAGAAGAAAGATTTATCATCGACCACACTGAAGTGGAAGAAGCTTACAACGGAAAAGGTGTAGGCAAGGAAATGCTTTTAACTGCTGTAGATTTTGCCCGAAAGAATGGAAAAAAAATCATTCCTCTTTGTCCTTTTGCGAAGGCAAGTTTCCAAAAAAGTCCTGAACTTCAGGATGTTTTAGTGAATTAG
- a CDS encoding OsmC family protein, with protein sequence MAVTVKASLGKTKYYTEVTAGDNTIITDEPIDKGGQNKGFNPLEILATSLASCTAATLRMYIERKEWDVENINVEVELENFPLTKRAIFRRDISFEGILDEEQLKRLHTIADACPVHKILTNDIEILTKFS encoded by the coding sequence ATGGCGGTAACGGTAAAAGCAAGCTTAGGAAAAACAAAATATTATACAGAGGTAACAGCTGGTGACAATACAATCATCACAGACGAGCCTATTGATAAAGGCGGTCAAAACAAAGGCTTTAATCCCTTGGAAATTCTCGCTACCTCTCTGGCAAGTTGTACAGCAGCAACATTGAGAATGTATATTGAAAGAAAGGAGTGGGATGTGGAAAATATTAATGTAGAGGTAGAACTCGAAAATTTTCCGCTGACCAAACGAGCCATCTTCAGAAGAGATATCAGCTTCGAAGGTATTCTGGATGAAGAGCAGTTGAAAAGACTGCATACCATTGCTGACGCCTGCCCTGTTCATAAAATATTAACTAACGACATAGAAATACTAACAAAATTCTCATAA
- a CDS encoding (4Fe-4S)-binding protein, with protein METHEYPNGDITVIWQPKKCIHSAICVKTLPNVYNPKDRPWIKAENATPEELKKQIDLCPSGALSYKFNTKQ; from the coding sequence ATGGAAACACATGAATATCCTAACGGTGATATCACAGTAATCTGGCAGCCCAAAAAGTGTATTCACTCTGCTATATGCGTAAAAACTCTTCCCAACGTCTACAATCCTAAAGACAGGCCTTGGATAAAAGCAGAAAATGCAACTCCCGAAGAGCTTAAAAAACAGATAGATCTATGCCCATCAGGAGCATTAAGTTATAAATTCAATACTAAACAATAA
- a CDS encoding DUF1211 domain-containing protein → MTKGRLEAFSDGVLAIIITIMVLELKVPEGSSWSSLKPILPKFLAYIFSFIYVGIYWNNHHHLFQTVKKVNGSILWANLHLLFWLSLMPIATEWIGTTGFAKNPVAAYGIGLIMSAIAYTVLEYVIMRCEGEESKLKQAIHSTFKEYISIIFYVLGIGTSFFYPYIAIGFYYIVALIWLIPDRRIEKSLKEN, encoded by the coding sequence ATGACTAAAGGAAGACTGGAGGCTTTCAGCGATGGTGTTCTGGCAATCATTATTACCATCATGGTCCTTGAGCTCAAGGTACCGGAAGGAAGCAGCTGGTCCAGTCTTAAACCTATATTGCCTAAATTTCTGGCTTATATTTTTAGTTTTATTTATGTAGGAATTTACTGGAATAATCATCATCATTTATTTCAAACGGTAAAAAAGGTGAATGGCAGTATTCTTTGGGCCAACCTGCATCTGCTGTTCTGGCTATCCCTTATGCCTATTGCCACAGAATGGATCGGAACGACCGGTTTTGCCAAAAATCCTGTTGCTGCGTATGGTATCGGACTGATTATGTCGGCCATCGCATATACGGTCCTGGAATATGTCATTATGCGATGTGAGGGAGAAGAATCAAAGCTCAAACAAGCAATACATTCTACATTTAAAGAATATATATCGATTATTTTTTATGTCCTGGGCATCGGTACTTCATTTTTTTATCCTTATATTGCCATAGGTTTTTATTATATCGTGGCTCTTATATGGCTGATTCCGGACAGAAGAATCGAAAAATCATTAAAAGAAAATTGA
- a CDS encoding NAD(P)H-dependent oxidoreductase: MKIVAFAGSSSSTSINRELVKFVLKDFQNEEINLLDLNDFTMPVFSVDLEKKGFPDEAHRFLKAIEESDVIICSLAEHNRSYSAAFKNVFDWASRINVKLFQNKPMLLMSTSPGGYGGGNVMNTAKTFFPQFAADIKDTFSLPKFYENFDLESGVINPEMLADLKTKIENFKNQVLSHD, translated from the coding sequence ATGAAAATAGTAGCCTTTGCCGGAAGTTCTTCTTCTACTTCGATCAATCGTGAGCTGGTAAAATTTGTACTGAAAGATTTTCAGAATGAAGAAATCAATCTGCTTGACCTTAATGATTTCACCATGCCGGTTTTCTCTGTAGATCTTGAAAAGAAAGGATTTCCGGATGAAGCACATCGGTTTTTAAAAGCCATTGAAGAATCGGACGTGATTATCTGCTCGCTTGCGGAACACAACAGATCATACAGTGCTGCTTTTAAAAATGTTTTCGATTGGGCTTCAAGAATTAATGTAAAGCTTTTTCAAAACAAACCCATGCTCCTGATGAGTACTTCTCCGGGTGGCTATGGCGGCGGCAATGTAATGAACACAGCGAAAACATTTTTCCCGCAGTTTGCAGCAGATATTAAGGATACCTTTTCACTTCCGAAGTTCTATGAAAATTTTGACCTTGAAAGTGGGGTAATTAATCCGGAAATGCTTGCTGACCTTAAAACTAAAATAGAAAACTTTAAAAACCAGGTATTATCCCATGACTAA
- a CDS encoding pirin family protein encodes MSNIGLIIEEKAADIGNFLVGRLLPFREKRAVGPFVFIDHMGPSELKDYQNLDVPPHPHIGLSTLTYLLEGSIFHRDSIGSAIEIKPGAVNWMTAGKGVVHSERTPEYLRHSDKRLHGFQIWVGLPKHLEQSEPTFSHIEADDIPVWEEDGIQYKLIAGEAFGKKSPVPVHSKLFFLEIKTKEPKKISIGKDLYGEAAMYVLDGTVTTEGNSYGSKQLMIAKDTKLCEFDMSENGTVYLFGGEPFDEERFIFWNFVNSDKEIIDQAKVNWNDQNHDAFPLVPGDDQEYVPLPKAILNRK; translated from the coding sequence ATGTCAAATATTGGACTTATCATCGAAGAAAAAGCAGCAGATATAGGAAACTTTCTGGTAGGAAGACTTCTTCCTTTCCGTGAAAAAAGAGCTGTTGGACCTTTTGTATTTATTGATCATATGGGCCCCTCTGAACTAAAGGATTATCAGAACCTTGACGTTCCTCCGCATCCTCACATCGGGTTGTCTACGTTAACATATTTACTTGAAGGATCTATTTTTCACAGAGACAGTATCGGAAGCGCTATTGAAATAAAACCCGGCGCTGTCAACTGGATGACGGCCGGAAAAGGAGTTGTACATTCAGAAAGAACCCCTGAATATCTCAGACACAGTGATAAGAGGCTTCACGGATTTCAGATCTGGGTAGGATTACCTAAACATCTTGAACAGTCTGAGCCTACTTTTAGCCATATTGAAGCTGACGATATTCCGGTTTGGGAAGAAGATGGAATTCAGTATAAATTAATTGCCGGTGAGGCATTCGGAAAAAAATCTCCGGTTCCTGTTCACAGTAAATTATTCTTCCTTGAAATCAAAACAAAGGAACCGAAAAAAATAAGCATCGGAAAAGACCTTTATGGTGAAGCAGCCATGTATGTTCTGGACGGAACGGTAACCACTGAAGGAAATTCCTATGGTTCAAAACAATTAATGATTGCCAAAGACACAAAGCTTTGTGAATTTGACATGAGTGAAAATGGTACGGTCTATCTTTTCGGTGGTGAGCCGTTTGATGAGGAACGTTTTATATTCTGGAATTTTGTCAATTCTGACAAAGAAATCATTGATCAGGCAAAGGTAAACTGGAATGATCAGAACCATGATGCGTTCCCTCTGGTTCCCGGCGATGATCAGGAATATGTACCTCTTCCCAAAGCAATTTTAAACAGAAAATAA
- a CDS encoding N-acetyltransferase encodes MKQDFENIPLVKADKRFEIEFNGHYAFIDYRETTHQIALIHTEAEPELAGTGAAAAVVEKTLHYIEESGKKLLPFCPYVFAFIKKHPEWKRIVDEKFEGYDKL; translated from the coding sequence ATGAAACAAGACTTTGAAAATATACCTCTGGTAAAAGCAGATAAAAGATTTGAAATAGAATTCAACGGCCATTATGCCTTTATCGACTATCGTGAAACAACTCACCAGATTGCTTTGATCCATACAGAAGCTGAACCCGAACTGGCAGGAACGGGAGCTGCGGCTGCAGTGGTTGAAAAAACCTTACATTATATTGAAGAAAGTGGCAAAAAACTATTACCATTCTGCCCATATGTTTTTGCATTTATCAAAAAACATCCTGAGTGGAAACGTATTGTTGACGAAAAGTTTGAGGGATACGATAAACTTTAA
- a CDS encoding pirin family protein gives MATKKVEIVVSPRPAHFVGDGFRVHNFIPGVHGLDMKRMDPFIMLDYNSKFHFNGSDRPRGVGVHPHRGFETVTIAYSGKVEHHDSAGGGGIIGEGDVQWMTAAKGVLHKEYHETEWAKNGGIFQMVQLWVNLPAKDKMSSPKYQAIENSKMEKVDLNDNGFIEIIAGEYEGHKGPATTFTPVHMMNAKLKAGGKATFNFPAHFNTAALVIEGNIVINGEEHVKADHFALFKNEGETFTIEANEDSVILIISGEPINEPIYPHGPFVMNSREEIMQAFEDFNTGKFGYLED, from the coding sequence ATGGCAACTAAAAAAGTAGAAATCGTAGTATCTCCAAGACCTGCGCATTTTGTAGGCGACGGTTTTAGAGTTCATAATTTTATTCCGGGCGTACACGGTTTAGATATGAAAAGAATGGATCCGTTTATTATGCTGGATTATAATTCAAAATTTCATTTCAATGGTTCAGACAGACCCAGAGGAGTGGGAGTTCATCCGCACAGAGGTTTTGAAACGGTCACCATTGCGTACAGCGGAAAAGTAGAACATCATGACAGTGCGGGCGGAGGCGGCATCATCGGAGAAGGAGATGTACAATGGATGACCGCAGCAAAGGGTGTTCTTCACAAAGAATACCATGAAACAGAATGGGCAAAGAACGGTGGAATTTTCCAAATGGTCCAACTTTGGGTCAATCTTCCGGCAAAAGATAAAATGAGCAGTCCGAAATACCAGGCTATTGAAAACTCCAAAATGGAGAAAGTAGACCTGAACGATAACGGATTCATAGAAATTATTGCAGGTGAATATGAAGGGCATAAAGGTCCGGCAACCACATTCACTCCTGTCCATATGATGAACGCAAAACTTAAAGCCGGAGGAAAAGCAACATTTAACTTCCCTGCTCATTTCAACACAGCGGCTTTGGTGATCGAGGGAAATATCGTGATCAACGGTGAAGAACATGTAAAAGCAGATCACTTTGCTTTGTTTAAAAATGAAGGAGAAACTTTCACCATTGAAGCAAATGAAGATTCGGTGATCTTAATCATCAGTGGTGAGCCGATTAATGAACCCATTTATCCTCACGGCCCATTTGTCATGAATTCGAGAGAGGAGATTATGCAGGCTTTTGAAGATTTCAACACCGGAAAATTCGGTTATCTGGAAGATTAG
- a CDS encoding RsmB/NOP family class I SAM-dependent RNA methyltransferase translates to MELIHRNLAIGIHDALQETFFEKNKYADKVIERLLKANKKWGSQDRAVVSEIFYNIIRWKKRLEYYMGEGVKPNNIYKLIIAYLLWSKTNYKKFEEFDGIKIADILTKLKKNTVPTKAIEHSIPDWLAETLEKELGANWEREMIALNEQAPTVLRTNSLKTTTKELISDLSDEGVASFPIKNYPDAVQLEEKKNVFLTTAFKEGLFEVQDANSQKIGYFLDVKEGQRVVDACAGAGGKTLHLAALMQNKGQIVALDIFEWKLAELKRRAKRAGAHNIETRMIADNKVIKRLHDKADRLLIDAPCSGLGVLKRNPDSKWKIDQDFIDRIKKEQQQILQDYSKMLKKGGKMVYATCSILPSENNKQVEEFLKNNPGFKMIKDEKVMPSTGYDGFYMALIERIS, encoded by the coding sequence ATGGAACTTATTCACAGAAACTTAGCGATCGGAATTCACGATGCTTTACAAGAAACATTTTTCGAGAAAAATAAATACGCAGATAAAGTAATCGAAAGACTTTTAAAAGCTAATAAAAAATGGGGAAGCCAGGACAGAGCTGTTGTTTCTGAGATTTTCTACAATATTATCCGTTGGAAGAAACGCCTCGAGTATTATATGGGTGAAGGGGTAAAGCCTAACAATATCTATAAGCTCATTATCGCCTATCTTCTTTGGAGCAAAACCAATTATAAAAAATTTGAAGAATTTGACGGAATTAAAATAGCCGATATTCTTACCAAATTAAAAAAGAACACCGTACCTACAAAAGCAATAGAACATTCTATCCCGGACTGGCTGGCAGAAACACTGGAAAAGGAATTGGGGGCTAACTGGGAGCGAGAAATGATTGCACTGAACGAGCAGGCTCCTACGGTTTTAAGAACGAATTCTTTAAAAACGACCACCAAAGAACTTATTTCGGATCTTTCTGATGAAGGAGTGGCTTCATTCCCGATTAAAAATTATCCGGACGCCGTACAATTGGAAGAGAAAAAGAATGTTTTCCTTACTACGGCTTTCAAAGAAGGTCTGTTTGAAGTTCAGGATGCCAATTCCCAAAAAATCGGATACTTCCTGGATGTAAAAGAAGGCCAGAGAGTAGTAGATGCATGTGCCGGTGCAGGTGGAAAAACACTTCACCTGGCAGCATTAATGCAAAATAAAGGTCAGATTGTAGCATTAGACATTTTTGAATGGAAACTGGCAGAACTGAAACGTCGTGCAAAAAGAGCCGGAGCTCACAATATCGAAACCAGAATGATTGCCGATAATAAAGTCATCAAACGTCTTCACGATAAAGCAGACAGATTATTGATTGACGCGCCATGTTCAGGCCTTGGAGTTTTGAAAAGAAACCCGGACAGCAAATGGAAAATCGATCAGGACTTTATCGACAGGATCAAAAAAGAACAACAACAGATTCTTCAGGACTATTCTAAAATGCTTAAAAAAGGCGGAAAGATGGTGTATGCTACATGCTCTATTCTGCCATCTGAAAATAATAAGCAGGTAGAAGAATTCTTAAAAAACAACCCGGGATTCAAAATGATCAAAGATGAAAAAGTAATGCCAAGTACAGGATACGATGGATTCTATATGGCTCTGATCGAAAGAATTTCTTAA
- a CDS encoding alkylphosphonate utilization protein — MSDTVLCPKCSSEFTYPSDNMMVCSQCFYEWNPEEAASEAANEGKILDSNGNELQDGDSVVVVKDLPVKGAPKPVKAGTKVKNIRLRPGSDHNIDCKIDGFGAMALKSEFVKKA, encoded by the coding sequence ATGAGTGATACAGTACTTTGTCCGAAATGTAGTTCCGAGTTTACTTATCCAAGCGATAACATGATGGTGTGTTCCCAATGTTTCTATGAATGGAATCCTGAGGAGGCAGCGTCTGAAGCCGCTAATGAAGGTAAAATATTGGATTCTAACGGTAATGAACTTCAGGACGGTGATTCTGTAGTGGTTGTTAAAGATCTTCCCGTAAAAGGAGCTCCAAAACCTGTAAAGGCTGGAACGAAAGTTAAAAATATCAGATTAAGACCGGGAAGTGATCACAATATTGATTGCAAGATTGATGGTTTCGGGGCTATGGCTTTAAAATCAGAATTCGTGAAAAAAGCTTAA
- a CDS encoding ABC transporter ATP-binding protein has translation MLLEINNLFFSHTKDKPLFQNLNLRFEANKIIALAGESGCGKSTLLSLIYGLLDWESGDIIFDGTRLSGPKGNLVPGEAEMKFVAQNFDLMPYATVAENVGKFISNINLKQKKENVMELLEVVGLQEFAHVLPKYLSGGQQQRVAIARALSVLPKLLILDEPFSNLDFPRKIELRERLFRYVKQHHVSLIISTHELQDIMPWLDQIVILQDGRLIQNDNPEQTYRHPYNSYVAKLFGEVNIFTEEEITDFQLSKFSYYPKEIKITETGCNAEVIESRFAGNHYWNKVKVKNKVIVMFTDERLDGMVNISFV, from the coding sequence ATGCTATTAGAAATAAACAATTTATTTTTCTCCCACACCAAAGACAAACCCCTGTTTCAGAACCTCAATTTAAGGTTTGAAGCCAATAAAATCATTGCCCTTGCCGGCGAAAGCGGCTGCGGAAAATCAACCCTTCTCAGCCTTATTTATGGACTTCTCGATTGGGAAAGTGGTGATATTATTTTTGATGGGACCCGACTGTCTGGGCCTAAGGGAAACTTGGTTCCCGGAGAAGCGGAAATGAAATTTGTGGCACAGAATTTTGATCTTATGCCTTATGCTACCGTTGCTGAAAATGTCGGTAAATTTATTTCGAATATCAATTTAAAACAAAAGAAAGAAAATGTAATGGAACTCCTGGAAGTGGTAGGTCTTCAGGAATTTGCCCATGTACTTCCTAAATATTTAAGTGGCGGCCAGCAACAGCGCGTTGCTATTGCCAGAGCTCTCTCTGTACTTCCCAAGCTGCTTATTTTAGATGAGCCGTTCAGTAATCTGGATTTTCCAAGAAAAATTGAGCTTCGTGAGAGACTTTTCAGATATGTAAAACAACATCATGTCTCGCTGATCATTTCTACCCACGAACTTCAGGATATTATGCCATGGCTCGATCAGATTGTAATCCTTCAGGACGGAAGACTTATTCAGAATGACAACCCTGAACAGACCTATAGACATCCATACAATTCCTATGTTGCCAAACTTTTTGGAGAAGTGAACATCTTCACTGAAGAAGAGATCACTGATTTTCAGCTTAGTAAATTTTCTTATTATCCGAAGGAAATCAAAATTACAGAAACCGGATGTAATGCCGAAGTTATTGAAAGCAGATTTGCCGGCAATCATTACTGGAATAAAGTAAAAGTAAAAAATAAAGTGATAGTAATGTTTACAGATGAAAGATTGGATGGAATGGTAAATATTTCATTTGTTTAA
- a CDS encoding YceI family protein has translation MRKKLFSLAIPALFIAAVMVSCKKDKPLTSESNEVTTTKEGSQYTLDTLNSKVEWKGYKVFKSENTSHFGTIKFESGDVTVKEGKLESGKFVADMNSLTSVDLKDSPEDLGKLNGHLKSGDFFEVEKFPTASFEITKVTPATEGDYNTLLDGNLTIKGITKPVQFKANVSVKDGEVSVATEPKDIKREEFGVKFQAPAENGVIKDEVTLQISVKALEKK, from the coding sequence ATGAGAAAAAAACTGTTTTCGTTAGCTATTCCTGCTTTATTTATTGCTGCAGTGATGGTTTCTTGTAAAAAAGATAAACCTCTTACCAGCGAAAGTAATGAAGTGACAACGACTAAGGAAGGAAGTCAGTACACATTGGATACGCTAAACAGTAAAGTGGAATGGAAAGGATATAAAGTATTTAAATCTGAAAATACAAGCCACTTCGGAACAATTAAGTTCGAAAGTGGAGATGTAACGGTGAAGGAGGGAAAACTGGAAAGCGGAAAATTCGTTGCTGATATGAATTCTTTAACTTCTGTGGACCTGAAAGACAGCCCGGAAGATTTAGGGAAATTAAACGGCCACCTGAAAAGTGGTGACTTCTTTGAAGTAGAAAAATTCCCGACTGCTTCTTTTGAAATTACAAAAGTTACTCCCGCTACAGAAGGAGACTATAATACCTTGTTGGATGGTAATTTAACCATTAAAGGAATTACAAAACCAGTTCAGTTTAAAGCTAATGTTTCTGTGAAGGATGGGGAAGTGAGTGTAGCGACTGAGCCGAAAGATATCAAAAGAGAAGAGTTTGGGGTAAAATTCCAGGCTCCTGCTGAAAACGGCGTGATTAAGGATGAGGTAACTCTTCAGATCAGCGTTAAAGCTTTAGAAAAGAAATAA